GAAATTCCGTGAATTCTCGAAGCATTAAACGGAATATCGTAACCGTCGGGCTTAATGATATAATCCTGATTTTCAAGCAGGTTACCGTCCCGGTCATGCAGCTGCCAGGCAATCTGAACCATACGTGGCCAGTTGTCGGAATCGGTGAGCGGAGCGTTATAATTTTTTGGTAAACCGGTAGTTTCGGTATCGAAAATCAGGTACATGAAGAGATGGAATTTCGGTAAAAATAACTCAATATTTCTACAAAACAAAATAGCCGTTATGCATAAACCGACCGAAATTTTCCGTTAGTAGGTTTGCCGCGGATGACAGTTTACCGCACCTAAACAATAACGAAAGGGCGTACGCTGATTCAATATTAAAAACAAAAAAAAGAGCGGCAGATAAATCTGCCGCCCTTCACAAAAATATCAATAAAAGCTTTTACTTTTTGATAGATTTCACAGTTTTCACAGTGCCATCTTCGTAACGTAAAGTTACCATGTAAAGACCTGATTTCAGATTGCTTAAGTTCAGCTCCGCCGCAGGTGCCATTGTACGAACTGTTCTACCTGAAGCATCCACGATATTAATCGATTTAATGCCTTTGATATCTGAGATTCTCAATACATCTGTGAATGGGTTTGGATATACAGAAACAGTAGTTTTAGCTGCATCTCCTACAGCAAGGAATTCCTGGTAGTTCAAGGTGTAATCTTCAGCCTGTCCGTTACCCATCTGAGCACATCCTGACATCAGCGCAGTATGAATTGAGGTTCCGGAGAAATTGTATTTCACTCTCATTCTTTTCGCTCCGTAGGTGGTGCCTGCAGGAATCGTAATATTACCAGTAAGCGGAACTGGGTTGGTAGCAACTCCCGCCACTCTGATCATTGTTGCGGTTGTGTTGAAATAAGACTCGCCCGCATCGTCGAAATCACCATCTTCATTCCAGTCAATGAATGCTGACATCGCCCATCCGTTCACAGGGTTACCGTTGGTAGTGCCGAGAATGGAAAGTGGCAATGTGGTTACATTATCTTTCACTTCAAATACCGTAGTTGTGAAGTCCTGATAGTGAGGGAAAACACCAATAGTTAAAGCAGTAGCATCCGATGTATTAGTTTCCATTGCGAAAGTCACGGATTTGATTGGAGCAATTGCACTAGGTTGATTGGTAGTGAGTGCACAGTAAGACAATACATTATTTGTACTGAATGTGATTACTGCGCAACCGGTTGCAGTGCCTACAGTATTGGATGGAGAAACTGTTGCGTAGTATGTTGTATTCGGAGCCAGCGAAACGTTTTGTGATGTTCCTGCTACAGTGCCGGAAAACACATCTGTACCACCTGGGGTTGTACCTACACTTAGGATATAATTCACTGCGTCTGTGGAAGGGTTCCAGCTAATGGTGTTGGTTCCGGAAGGCAATACCGCACCGTTCGCCAAATTAGTGAAAGTTGTACATGCAGGCGCTGCGGTTACAGATTCCTGCATAATCGAGATATCATCAACATAGATATCTCCGTTTGCACTTCCCACTACCCACGCACCGATTCCGTAGCTCTGTCCCGGCTGCATTTTTCCGTCTGGAATGGTTGCAGTTTTCACAGCACACGTTGTAATTTCGGCTGTTCCAAGTACAGTGCCCGGGCTAACATATTCCACGCTCCACTGGTTGGTGCTCGCAAGGTAGGTAAACAGGGCAACGTATAGCGTCCCGTTTGATCCTGCTGCTTTTTTGTAGTTAAAGCTCACATCAACAGCCTGGCCGTTGTTGGGTTTGCCAAATTCTTCTTCAAGAACGTCTGTAAGTACCATCCAACCAGTTTGCGTTACTACAGTATTATTCGAGTTTATCGCGCCGATTTGAAGTTGACCTCCCAATGTTCCCGAGCAAGCAGCTGCTGCGGTAATTGTTCCCCCGCCGAACTGCGCATACTGACTAACATTTGTGGCATCTTCGAAGTCACCCACATGGGTAAGTTGTGCCTGTGTTCCGAACCCTAAAGCAAGGAAACAAGAAAGTAATACTTTTTTCATATCGTAACATTTTTAAATTGTGAGGTAAATATAAAATAAAAATTTGAGATTCAAAATTTCGTGTTTAAAATGTAAAAACAGTACATATACACCAAAATTAATCGACATCTACAGTATTTTTCCGAACGATTGAGCCCGTTTGTTAAGCCGTAGTTTAATTTTATAAGAATGCTTTGTAAACTTTCAGGTGCGTTTTATGTATCTTGTTTAACTTCAAACTTACCTTAAGTTTATTATTGCCATCGTCTACACAACGACGATTTCTTACTTCAACCGAAATTTTTATCTTTGTTACCATATGGAAATCGATACTCAGCACAAAGTTTCGCAGGAAATTTTACTCAAAGCTTTTAATCATATGATGCTGGCCAAAGCAATGGCCGATATTTATGAAGAAAACCGAAGCATCACCACCTATGTGCACAGCACTTCGCGCGGCCATGAAGCCATTCAGTTGGCAACCGCCTACCAACTCACAAAGGAAGACTGGGTTTCGCCATATTACCGGGACGACAGCCTTCTGCTTGGCATTGGATTCGAACCCTACCGACTGATGCTTCAGCTGCTTGCAAAAGCCGACGATCCTTTTTCCGGAGGGCGCTCATATTACTCGCACCCCTCGAGTTTAGAAGAGAACCTTCCAAAAATAATCCACCAGAGTTCTGCGACCGGAATGCAGGCAATACCGACAACCGGCGTTGCTCAAGGAATTAAATATATTCAGGAATTCAACCTGAAAACGTATGAAAACAACCCGATTGCAATCTGCAGCATGGGCGATAATTCGGTCACAGAAGGCGAAGTTTCGGAAGCTTTTCAGTTTGCAGCACTTCATCAGCTCCCGATTATATTTCTCGTGCAGGACAATGAATGGGGTATTTCTGTTACCAAAGAAGAGGCGCGCACCTCAGACGCATATGAGTTCGTCGCAGGTTTCACAGGTCTGAACCGTGTACGCGTTGACGGAACCGATTTCGTGGCCAGTTATGAAGCGATGAAAAAAGCGGTTGATTTCGTGCGTGAAGAAGGCCAGCCTGTGGTCGTCTGTGCTAAAACAGTATTGATCGGCCATCACACTTCGGGCGTGAGGCGCGAATTCTACCGGGATGAAGAAAACCTCACCACGCATCGGGCAAAAGACCCCGGTGTTATTTTGAGAAAAAGATTGATTGAGGATGGCGTTGCCGAAAATATTCTGAATGAGATTGAAAAAAATGCGCGTCAACAGGCTGAAAAAGATTTTAAGAAAGCAATTGCAGCAGAAGATCCGAAACCTGACACTGTAAAAAACCACATTTTCGCGCCCACTCCCGTAACAGAAGAAACGGGCACAAGGGTACCGGAAAACCAGGAGAAAATAGTGATGGTCGATGCAGCTATCCACGCGATTCAGGAAATTATGTGGAAACATCCCGAAGCGTTGCTTTACGGACAGGATGTTGGCGAGCGGATTGGCGGCGTGTTCCGCGAGACCGTGACCTTAGGTAAAAAATTTGGCAAAAAAAGAGTTTTCAACACGCCGATTCAGGAAGCCTACATCATTGGCTCGACGGTCGGGATGAGTGCCGTAGGCTTAAAACCCATTGTAGAAGTGCAGTTTGCCGATTACATTTACCCGGGCATCAATCAGCTTATTACAGAAATTTCAAAATCGAATTATTTAAGCAACGGAAAATTTCCGGTGAGCAATATTATCCGTGTGCCTATTGGCGCTTATGGCGGTGGCGGGCCTTATCACAGTGGCAGTGTAGAAAGTATTCTCGCCAACATTAAAGGCATAAAAATCGCCTACCCGAGTAACGCTGCAGATTTCAAGGGACTGCTGAAAGCGGCGTACTACGACCCAAATCCGGTGATTATGCTTGAGCATAAAGGCTTATATTGGAGCAAAGTACCTGGCACCGAAGATGCTAAAACCATAGAACCTGCCGAGGATTATATTCTGCCGCTGGGTAAAGGAAACGTCATTGTTGAAGCCGACAGATCCGAGACTGACAAAGGCCGGAGCATGCTCGTGGTAACATACGGTATGGGTGTTTACTGGGCGAAAGAGGCCGCTAAAAATTTTCCAGGTCAGGTTGAAATTATCGATTTACGGACGTTGATCCCACTGGATGAAGATTTAGTTTTCAAAAGTGTAAAAAAACACGGAAAATGCTTGGTATTAACCGAAGAGCAGCTTAATAACTCTTTTGCTGAAGCTTTTGCACACCGCATTTCGAAAAACTGTTTCAAATATCTCGACGCGCCGGTTGAGGCTATGGGAGCAATGGATCTGCCCGCAGTTCCTATTAATTTGATTCTCGAAAAAGAAATGTTGCCAAATGCATCTAAAGTTTCAGACCGCATCCGGGAAATGCTTGCGCAATAAAATTCAAATAAATCCGCGGTTCAATACTCTTGAGTTGGAACTTATCTTCTGTTTTTAGACTTTAAAAAAAAGCCGACAGCGATTGATTTTTATTTATTTTTGTACGAATTGGTGCTGATTCGTATCTTTCTATGCGTGCGCATTTCAGCCAAATTCATTTTTAAATTTTATACAAAATGCCCGAAAATATTCAGCAAAAAATAGATGCACTCCGCAAGGAAATCCATCAGCACAATTACAGCTATTATTCCCTTGATGAGCCGACGATTTCCGATTTTGAATTCGATTTAAAACTTAAAGAACTTCAGGATCTCGAACTGCAGTTCCCCGAATTTTACGACAATAACTCTCCTACTTTGCGCGTTGGCGGACAAATCACAAAAAACTTCCCGACGGTGCAGCATCAGTTCCGGATGTTTTCACTCGATAATTCCTATGATTTTAACGATCTTGAAGAATGGGAAAAACGCATCAGAAAAACTCTTAACGAACCGGTAGAATTTGTTGCAGAATTAAAATACGACGGCGCATCGATTTCAATTTTATATGAAAATGGGAAACTTAACGAAGCGGTTACCCGTGGCGACGGTTTTCAGGGCGACGAAATAACCTCAAACGTTAAAACCATCTCGCAAATCCCGATGCAGCTGCACGGCGATTTCCCTGAAAGATTTTTTATGCGCGGTGAGATTTATCTTACCCATCAGAATTTCGAAAAAATAAATAAGCGCCGCGAAGAAGAAGGCCTGGATCCGTTTATGAATCCACGCAACACCGCTTCCGGATCACTAAAAATGCAGGATTCTGGCGAAGTGCGCAAACGCGGACTTTCTGCGGTACTTTATCAGTTTATTTCTGAAAACACGGCTGCTCAAACTCATTGGGAACTTCTACAAAAAGCTAAATCGTGGGGTTTCAGAATTTCCGATCAGGCAAAACTGTGCGCAGATCTTGATGAGGTAAAGGCATTCATTAATTTTTGGGATGAAAACCGGCATACACTCGCATTCGATATTGACGGTATCGTAGTGAAGGTGAACGATTTAGCACAACAACGCGTCCTGGGCTATACCGCAAAATC
This window of the Flavobacteriaceae bacterium 3519-10 genome carries:
- a CDS encoding peptidase M4, thermolysin, producing the protein MKKVLLSCFLALGFGTQAQLTHVGDFEDATNVSQYAQFGGGTITAAAACSGTLGGQLQIGAINSNNTVVTQTGWMVLTDVLEEEFGKPNNGQAVDVSFNYKKAAGSNGTLYVALFTYLASTNQWSVEYVSPGTVLGTAEITTCAVKTATIPDGKMQPGQSYGIGAWVVGSANGDIYVDDISIMQESVTAAPACTTFTNLANGAVLPSGTNTISWNPSTDAVNYILSVGTTPGGTDVFSGTVAGTSQNVSLAPNTTYYATVSPSNTVGTATGCAVITFSTNNVLSYCALTTNQPSAIAPIKSVTFAMETNTSDATALTIGVFPHYQDFTTTVFEVKDNVTTLPLSILGTTNGNPVNGWAMSAFIDWNEDGDFDDAGESYFNTTATMIRVAGVATNPVPLTGNITIPAGTTYGAKRMRVKYNFSGTSIHTALMSGCAQMGNGQAEDYTLNYQEFLAVGDAAKTTVSVYPNPFTDVLRISDIKGIKSINIVDASGRTVRTMAPAAELNLSNLKSGLYMVTLRYEDGTVKTVKSIKK
- a CDS encoding 2-oxoisovalerate dehydrogenase, E1 component, alpha and beta subunit, coding for MEIDTQHKVSQEILLKAFNHMMLAKAMADIYEENRSITTYVHSTSRGHEAIQLATAYQLTKEDWVSPYYRDDSLLLGIGFEPYRLMLQLLAKADDPFSGGRSYYSHPSSLEENLPKIIHQSSATGMQAIPTTGVAQGIKYIQEFNLKTYENNPIAICSMGDNSVTEGEVSEAFQFAALHQLPIIFLVQDNEWGISVTKEEARTSDAYEFVAGFTGLNRVRVDGTDFVASYEAMKKAVDFVREEGQPVVVCAKTVLIGHHTSGVRREFYRDEENLTTHRAKDPGVILRKRLIEDGVAENILNEIEKNARQQAEKDFKKAIAAEDPKPDTVKNHIFAPTPVTEETGTRVPENQEKIVMVDAAIHAIQEIMWKHPEALLYGQDVGERIGGVFRETVTLGKKFGKKRVFNTPIQEAYIIGSTVGMSAVGLKPIVEVQFADYIYPGINQLITEISKSNYLSNGKFPVSNIIRVPIGAYGGGGPYHSGSVESILANIKGIKIAYPSNAADFKGLLKAAYYDPNPVIMLEHKGLYWSKVPGTEDAKTIEPAEDYILPLGKGNVIVEADRSETDKGRSMLVVTYGMGVYWAKEAAKNFPGQVEIIDLRTLIPLDEDLVFKSVKKHGKCLVLTEEQLNNSFAEAFAHRISKNCFKYLDAPVEAMGAMDLPAVPINLILEKEMLPNASKVSDRIREMLAQ